A genomic region of Chloracidobacterium sp. contains the following coding sequences:
- the crcB gene encoding fluoride efflux transporter CrcB produces the protein MSVFTNYAVVAVGGACGAMLRYAVSVSPLGAWSLRFPLPTFVINVSGSLCFGLVVALLADRVGIPPWLRLALTTGFLGAFTTFSTFEYETVTIWREHGALWSVGYVVASLLCGAVGLLLGELAAHGLASSFAALRH, from the coding sequence GTGTCGGTTTTCACCAACTACGCGGTTGTAGCGGTCGGCGGCGCGTGCGGCGCGATGTTGCGCTATGCCGTCAGCGTCTCGCCCCTTGGCGCATGGTCGCTTCGCTTTCCGCTCCCGACGTTTGTCATCAATGTCAGCGGGTCGCTTTGTTTCGGCTTGGTGGTCGCCCTTCTGGCTGACCGGGTGGGGATTCCGCCGTGGCTGCGGCTGGCACTAACGACTGGATTTTTGGGAGCCTTTACCACCTTTTCGACGTTCGAGTACGAGACCGTTACAATCTGGCGCGAGCATGGAGCGTTGTGGTCGGTCGGCTATGTCGTCGCTAGCCTGCTGTGTGGAGCGGTTGGATTGTTGCTTGGAGAACTGGCGGCGCACGGCCTAGCGTCCAGCTTTGCGGCCCTTCGTCACTGA